TGCTCGCCGCAGGAGCAGTCGCGACCACCGAACTTCTGCTGAGGAGCCGCGACGTGCACGGCACGTTGCCCGGTCTGTCGCCCCAGCTCGGCCGCGGGTTCTCGGGCAACGGAGACTTCCTCACCCTGGCCGAACTCAAGACGCCCGACCAGGACCTGACGACCGGACCGACGATCACGACCAGCACCGTCCTGGACTTCCCCGAACGACGCAGCTCGGTCTGGTACCAGGTGCAGGACGGCGCCATTCCCGTTGCCTTGCACAACTTGCTCGACACCCTCCTGCCTGCGCCGAAGGCCCGCGAGTGGTGGCGGCGGAAGGTCAAGCGGACCAGCCGACGCCAGATGTTCAGCGTGCTTGCCATGGGCAAGGACTCCGGCAACGGTGAACTGCGTCTCGACCACAAGGGCCGGGCCACCCTGGCCTGGCGCAACCGATGGCAGGCCCACCTCTACCGATCCCAGGGCCGCGTGGGCCCGATGCTCGCCGGCCGGCTCAGCGCACGCGTGTACCAGCCACTCTCCTGGTCCGTACTGCGCCGCACCGTCACCGTCCACCCACTCGGCGGCGTACGTCCTGGCCCTGATGCGGCCACCGGTGTCGTCGACGAGGCCGGCGAGGTGCATGGCTACCCAGGGCTGTACGTCATGGACGGCGCCGTTCTTCCGGCGGCGACCGGGGTGAATCCCTCAGCCACGATCCTCGCGGCGGCCGAAAGGGCGGTGGAGCTCATGATCCGCCGCTCCGGCCAACCCGCATGGCGAGCGCCCGAGTGGAACGCGGTGACACCGACCGCCGTTCCCGAAGACGCCGCCTTCACCTTCATGTCCGAGCGCCACGCGTCGGCCAAGGGCGACGGCCTCACCTTCCAGGAGCGCATGGCGACCAGATCGCGCCGTACGCCGAAGGTGGTCATGTCGCTGGCGGCGCAGATCCCCAGCATGGATCACTTCCTGTCCGATACCGCGCACGAGTTGTCGATGACCGGAGTGATCGACGTAGGCGGAGTCGCCACGCAGGCCTCGGTCACGGGAACACTCTCGATCTTCCCCGACGCCGGCGACGAGGCGATGTCGTACGCCCTCCGCTTCGACGACGACCAGGGCCGCCCCTGGCAACTGTCGGGCACCAAGACAGTCCGGTCCCGCACACCGCTGGCTCTACTGACCGGCTTGACCAACCTTCGGACCGAGATCGCACCCGTCGGATCCGGCCCCGAGGAGATCCAGCACTTCGTACTCTCCATCGGTGCTCGCGACCTCGCCCGGCTGGGCACCTCCTTCAGAGGCGTCGCGTTCACCTGTACCCGCCGCGCACGCGCCGTCGCACGCTTCACCTCCTTCTTCGTCAGCTCGGCTTTCCGGCGGCAGGACGTATAGCTAATACGTATTATCTTATTGACAACGCGTGACGCCCCAATCACAGTCGAGGTGTCCGACCGCCCCCGGATTTGGAGCTCGATATGCGTGCACCAGCACTGCGCCGCGCCTTGACGGCGCTCCTGTCTCTCTCCGTCCTGATCACCTCCCTGGTCGCACTCCCCTCGGCCACCGCCGAGGTACGGCGCCCCCAGCAGCAGTCCCTCCGAGAATCGGCGACCCGGTACGAGGCGGAGGCCGCGACGTACTCGGCCGGCAGCACGGTCGATACCGACCACTCCGGCTTCTCGGGCACCGGCTTCGTCAACACGCCGAACAAAGTCGGCAGCGCCGTGCAATGGACCGTCAACCGCGCACAGGCCGGGCCGGCCACCCTTGCCTTCGGCCACGCCAACGGCACCACGGCCAACCGGGCACTGGACATCGCAGTCAGCGGGACAGTGACCGCCAAGAACGTCGCAGTCCCGTCCACCGGCGCCTGGACGCGGTGGCGCACTCTCGTCATCACAGCGAACCTCAAGGCCGGCCCGAACACCATCCGGGCGACGGCCACAACCGCCAACGGCGCTCCGAACCTGGACTACCTCGACGTCACCGCGGCTGCGACGGACTGGTCAAAGGCGATGGTCGACTCGACCATGGCTCGCTACACGCCGACAACGATCGGCGGCTGGTCCTATCCGGTCGGCCTCTACCTCTACGGGCAGTACCTGGTCTACCAGCGCACGCACGACCCCAAGTACCTGGCCTACATCAAGTCCTGGGTGGACAGGTTCGTCGACTCGTCCGGGAACATCAACAACAGCTTCAACGACCTCGACAGCATGCTCTCCGGTCGCCTGCTGGTCCTGCTCCATCACGAGACCGCGGACAACCGCTACAAGGTTGCCGCCGGCAAGATCCGTACCAGGCTGAACACCTACCCACGCACCGCCGACGGTGGCTTCTGGCACGCGGGCTACCGCCAGCACCAGCTCTGGGGCGACGGGGTGTTCATGGTCGACCCGTTCCTGGCCGAGTACGGTCGCGAGTTCGGCGACTCGACGTACACCGGCAAGGAGACTGTCGATCAACTGCTGACCTACGCGAAGCACCTGCAGCGTCCGAGCGGCCTGCTACGGCACGCGTACGACGAAGCGCGTGCCCAGACCTGGGCGGATCCCACCACCGGGCTGGCACCGGAGGTCTGGTGCCGCGCCGAGGGCTGGTACGGGATGGCGGTCATCGACGTCCTCGAAGCGGTTCCGGCCAACCAGCCGCGCCGGGCCGAACTGATCGCCGTACTGCGGAAGCTGGTGGCCGGGTACGCGCAGTACCAGGATCCCAGCACCGGCCGCTGGTTCCAGGTCGTTGACAAGGGCAACCGGACCGACAACTGGACCGAGACCTCCTGCTCGTCGATGTACACCTTCGCCATCTCCCGGGCAGTTCAGCGCGGGTACGTCGATCCGTCGTACAAGGCAGTCGCGGATCGCGGCTACCAAGGCGTGCTCGCGAAGATCTCGCTCGGCACCGACGGACGCACGAGCCTCAAGGACATCAGCGTCGGGACCAACGTCGGCGACTACCAGTACTACGCCGATCGGACGCGAGCCACGAACGACTTCCACGGGCTCGGCGCGTTCCTGATCATGAACGAACAGCTCAACGGCTGACCTGACGGCGCCCCGGGACGACCGGGGCGCCGCCGGCAGCCGCCGGTACCGCGTAAGCTCGCCGCATGAGCAAGGCGTCCCCAGTCACGCGCAACGATGTGGCGGAGTATGCCGGGGTGAGTTCGGCGGTGGTCAGCTACGTCGTGAACAACGGGCCGCGACGGGTTGCGCCGCAGACACGCGAGCGGGTGCTCGAGGCGATTCGGGTTCTCGGTTACCGGCCGAACGCGACGGCCCGTGCGCTGCGGATGGGCAGTACCCAGACGTTCGGCCTGATCGTCCCGGACAGCGGAAATCCCTTGTACGCCGAGCTGGCCCGCGCGATCGAGAAGGAAGCCTCGGCCCGTGGATACGTCGTCCTGCAGACCAACGCCGACGGCCGGCCCGCGATCGAGCGGACCAAGATCGCCGAACTGGTGGCCCGGCGGGTCAGCGGACTCATCCTCGCCACGCCGACCGAGGAGCCCGACCTGAGCGACAGCGATGTCCCGGTGATCGCCCTGAACCGCCCGGTGACCGGCGCGACGACCTTGTGCCCGGAGTACCGGATCGGCGCCCGGACGGGAGTGGAACACCTGATCGGCCACGGGCACGAGCAGATCGGCCTGGTGATGGGTGTCGACCGAAGCGGCTGGAGCCCGGAACGCGAGCTGGGATGGCGGGACGCGCTGACCGCGGCCGGGCTCCCCGAGGGGCCGGTCGCGTGGGGCCACTTCACTCGGCAGGGAGGATACGAGGCGGCCCAGCAGCTGATCGAGCAAGGGCCGCCACCGGCGATCTTCGCGAGTTCGGACCTGCAGGCCGTCGGCGTACTCCGTGCTCTGCACGAAGCAGGCCTCGACGTCCCGGGTGACGTGGCCGTCCTGTCCTTCGACGGTACGGCGGAGTCCGAGTTCAGCTGGCCGCCGCTCAGCGTGGTGCGCCAGCCCCTGGAGCGGATGGCCCGGGACGCGGTCGCCCGTCTGGTCGACGGGGAGACCGCGATCGAGCAGCTGACCTATCCGACCGAGCTGATCCTGCGCCGGTCCTGCGGTTGCGCGCAAGCCTGAGCCCAGCCGCCGAGCTCGAGCGCGTCGACGGTCGCCGGCGCTCCCGACACGAGCGAGTCGTTGCCCGCGATGCCGACGGCAACGGCCCGCAGTCCGTCGTGGAAGTCCGCGGCCCGGCCCAGGGAATCGGTGGTACCTCGGTAGAGCTGCTCGAACAGCAAGCGGTCACCGCCGCCGTGCCCGCCCACCCCCGCAGGGATCTCGACCTCGATCGCCGGCGACCAGTGCCGTTGCAGAACCAGCCGCTCACCATCGACGCGGACCGCGTCCCCAGTGGCTGACGCCGTCGGGTAGCTCGGATCGACCTGGGCCGAGGAGGCCAGGACCTCCGACCGTTCGACCACGTCCAGTTCGGCCCGGCCCTGCGTCCCGTTGACGGCGACCCGATAGCCCTCCCACGGCGAGTGGGCGTTGAGCGAGTAGCTCAGGCGTGCCCCGTTCGCATACTCCGCGATCACGGCGAGATTGTCCTCGATGGTGATTCCGGGACCGAACACGTCCTGGTCGCGCAGGTAGCCGTCGTACTGCTCGGACTCGTAGTACAGCAGCCGGTTGGCCTCGTCCTCGCGAAGATCGAGCAGGAAGGGGTCGGTCGCGGCGCCGTCCACCGATCCGCGCGCCGGGCGCTCACCGAGCCCACGCCGTACGGCGTTGTCGGCGCCGTAGAAGGCGAGACCGCCGGAGGCGAACACCCGGGTCGGCACTCCGTCGATCCACCAGTTGACCAGGTCGAAGTGGTGGGACGCCTTGTGGACCAGGAGTCCGCCGGAGTTCAGCTTGTCCCGGTGCCAGCGGCGGAAGTAGTCGGCGCCGTGCCGGGTGTCGAGCACCCACTGGAACTCGACGCTGGTCACCTGGCCGACCGCGCCGTCGGCGATCAGACGGCGCAGTGCGCTGTTCCGGGGTGAGTAGCGGTAGTTGAACGTGACGACGACCGAACGGCCGGTCTCTTCGACCGCCTCGACGATCGTGCGCGTTCCGGGCGCGTCGATGGTGAGCGGCTTCTCCAGGATCACGTCCGCGCCGGCCCGCAGGACCCGGGCGACCATCTCGGCGTGCGTGTGGTCCGGGCTGGTCACCAGGACCCGGTCGACGGCGTTGTCCTTCACCATCTGTTCGAGTCCGGCCACGTCGTAGTGCGGGACGCCGCCGTGCCCGAACCCGGCGATCAGCCGGTCGTAGTAGGCCAGCCGCCCCGGGTTCGGGTCGAGCAGGGCGACCAGGTCGCCGACGTCGCGGTGGTCGCCGAGCAGGGCCCGGACGTAGTCGCGGGCGCGGCTACCGGTGCCGGCGACCGCGTAGCGCAGTGGGGTGGTCATGGGGTCCTTTCACTTGAGGCCGGTGGTGGCGATCCCGCGCAGCAGGTACCGCTGCCCGAACAGGAACGCCACGAAGACCGGCAGGAGGGAGACGATCGACATCGCGAACAGCGACCCCCAGGAACTGCTGCCCTGGGCATCGATGAAGGCCCGCAACGCGACCGGGACGGTGTAGAGATCGGGAGAGGTCAGGTAGATCAGCGCGCCGAAGAAGTCGTTCCAGGTCCAGATGAAGGTGAAGATCGCGGTGGTCGCCAGGGCCGGCACCATCAGCGGCAGCAGGATCTGGAAGAAGATCCGTGGATGCCCGGCACCGTCCATCACCGCGGCCTCGTCGAGCTCGCGCGGCAGGCCGCGGATGAACTGCACCATCAAGAACACGAAGAACGCGTCGGTGGCCAGGAACTTCGGCACGATCAGCGGCAGGAAGGTGTTGGTCCAGCCGAGCTCGGAGAACAAGATGTACTGCGGCACCACGACGACGTGGAACGGCAGCATCAAGGTGGCCAGCATGATCGCGAAGAAGAACTTCCGGCCGCGGTACTCCAGCCGGGCGAACGAGTACGCCGCGAGCGAGCAGGACACCAGGTTGCCGATGATCGCGCCGAACACCACGATCGCCGAGTTCAGCAGGTAGCGGCTGAACGGGTGCGTCAGCGCGGTCCAGCCGCCGGTGTAGTTGGACACCTCGAGGTCGCGCAGCCACAGCCCCGGTGCCCGGAAGATCAGGTCGTCCGGGCGCAGCGACGACACGATCATCCACAGCAGGGGGTAGAGCATCACCACCCCGACTCCGATCAGCGCGGTGTGCTTGACGATCGTCTTAGTTCTCATGGAACACCCAGTACTTCGCGCCGAGGAAGTTGATCGCGGTGAAGAGGCCGATGATCACCATCAGCAGCCACGCCATGGCCGACGCGTAACCCATGTCGAACTTGCCGAAGCCCTCTTGGTACAGGTAGAGCGTGAAGAAGGTGGTCGACCCGGCCGGTCCGCCGCTGCCGCCGGAGACGATGAACGCCTGGGTGAAGCTCTGGAAGGCGCCGATCATCTGCAGGATCAGGTTGAAGAAGATGATCGAGCTGAGCAGCGGCAGGGTGATCGAGAAGAACTGCCGTGACCGGCTCGCACCGTCCACCTGGGCCGCCTCGTAGTAGGTCCGCGGGATCTGCCGCAGGCCGGCCAGGAAGATGATCATCGGCGAACCGAACGTCCAGATGTGCAGCAAGATGATGGTGCCGAGCGCGGTGTCAGGGTTCGACACCCAGCCCGGGCCATCGATGCCGACCAGTGCCAGCAGTTGGTTGACCAGGCCGGTGGTGCCGAAGATCTGCTTCCACAACACGGCGATCGCCACCGAGGAGCCGAGCAGTGACGGCAGGTAGAAGACCGAGCGGTAGAAGGCCAGGCCGCGCATCCCGCGATCGAGCAGCAGTGCGGTCGCGAGTGCGACGATCAGTTGCAGGGGCACGGAGACGGCGACGTAGACGAAGGTGACCTTCAGCGAGTTGTGCAGCTTCTCGTCCGACAGCATCTCGGCGAAGTTGTCCAGGCCGATCCACCGCGGTGCCTGGATCAGGTTGTAGTCGGTGAAGGACAGGTACAGCGAGGCGAGCATCGGGCCGATGGTGATCACCACCAGCCCGATCAGCCAGGGGGCCAGGAACAGGTAGCCCGCCTTGGTGTCGCGTCGGGTGTAGGGCATGACGGGCCTACTTCATGTTGTTGTTGGCTTCCTCGATGAGCTTGCCCGCAGCATCGAGGGAGGACATCCGGCCGAACAGCACCTCGCTGGAGTACTCGCCGAGCGGGAAGCCGGCGCCGCCCAGCCCGACCGGGACCGGCGGGGTCGGCGGCCCGAGGTCGGGCGCCAGGTCGGAGATGAAGCGGTTGATCACCTGGTCGGTCGCCGACAGCTTCGACGTGGTTGCCTCACGCAACTTCTTGTTCGGCTGGGTGCCGCGCTCGGACAGCAGCAGCTGGGCGGCCTGCGGGGAGTTGGCCAGGAAGTCGACGAACTCACCGACCTCCTCGGGGTGCTTGGTGCGCGCCGAGGCCGACCAGAACTGCGACGCCTTGTAGTACTCCTGGGCGTCCTTGCTCTTGCCGGTCAGGCTCGGGTACCGCAGCAGCTTGAACTGGTGCCCGGCGGCCTCGGAGACCTGGGCCAGCTGGTTGCTGTTCCACAGGCCCATCGCGTACTTGCCGGTGGCCGAGCCGCTCTGGTTGATGGTGGCGTTCGAGTTCTCCTCGATCAGCTCGGCGGTCGGGATCGCCCCGGCCTCCCGGAGCTTCTTCAGCTCGTCGAAGAACCCGGCCAGTTGCTCGGCGGTGAAGCCGAGCTTGCCTTCCGCGGTGAACAGGTCGGCGCCGCGCTGCCGCAGCCAGATCTTCAGCGCACCGGTGTCGCCGCTGAAGCTCTGCGAACCCCAGACGCCCTTGGCCGACTTGCTGGTCAGTTCGGTCGCGATCCGGTGGTAGTCGTCCCAGGTCCAGGTCCGGTCGTTCGGCAGTTTCACACCGGCCTGCTCGAACAGCTTCGGGTTCGCCAGGAGGACCGGTGCGTTCACGCCGCTGACCACGCCGTACAGGCCGTCGTCGAACTCGCCCGCCTGGGCGACCGGGGCGTCGAAGTCGTCCAGCTTCACGCCGTACTTGGCCAGGTCGAGCAGGGCGCCGCGGCCGGCGTACTCGCGGATGTACTGCTCGTCCATCTGGATGATGTCCGGGGCGTCGTTGGCCGCGACCTGGGTGGACAGCTTGTCCCAGTAGCCGGACCAGTCGCCGTACTCGCCCTTGATCTCGATGGTGGGGTGCTCGGCCTCGAACGCGTCGATCACCTGCTGCGTGATCGCGTGCCGCCCGTCCGATCCCCACCAGGTGAACCGGAGCGTCACCTTGCCGCCCGCGGTGTCGTCACCGCTGCCGCATCCGGCCAGCACCAGCACCGTTCCCAGCGCCGCGGCCAGCCACCTCGTTCTCGTCGCTCGTCCCATCGTTCCTCCTCGGAACCTGGAAGCTACTCGTGTAGATTCCGAGGAACGTAGCAACCCGGCACCGAGTCGTCAATACGTGTAGATTCGTGCAGGCCCGCTGACTTGCTACTTCAGCTCGGCCGACGTCTTCCCCAGCAACCGCCGCGCGACGATCAGCTGCTGGATCTGCTGGGTCCCCTCGAAGATGTCGAGGATCTTGGAGTCCCGGGCCCATTTCTCGAGGAGTTCGTGCTCGGAGTAGCCGATGGAGCCGGCGAGTTCGACGCAGCGCAGGGTGATGTCGTTCGCCGTACGGCCGGCTTTGGCCTTGGCCATGGAGGCCTGCAGTGAGTTGGGGCGGCCGTTGTCGGCCATCCAGGCGGCTTGCAGGGTGAGCAGGTAGGCGGCTTCCCAGTCGGCCTCCAGCTGGAGGAACGTCGCTGCCGCCGACGACTGCAGGTGGACCGGGCGGTCGTAGTCGATCTCGACTCCGGCTTCCGCCAAGAGATCGCGAGTGACTTCCAGCGAGGCTCGCGCGCAGCCGACGGCCATCGCGGCGACCAGCGGCCGCGTGTTGTCGAAGGTCTGCATGACGCCGGCGAACCCCTTGTCGGCATCGACGTCCGGGGAGCCGAGCAGGTTCTCGGCGGGCACGCGGCAGTTGGTGAGCCGGATCGTGGCGGTGTCGGACGAGCGGATGCCGAGCTTGTGCTCGACGCGTTCGACGGTCAGACCGGGTGTGTCCTTCGGTACGACGAACGACTTGATCGCGGCCCGGCCGAGCGCCTTGTCGACGGTCGCCCAGACCACCACCGCGTCGCAGCGCGCGCCGGCGGTGACGAAGATCTTCTCGCCGTCGATGACGTAGTGGTCGCCGTCGCGCCGCGCGGTGGTCTGGATGTTCGCCGAGTCCGATCCGCAGCCGGGCTCGGTGATCGCCATCGCGGCCCACACGCCGTCGAAGCGGCGCAGCTGCTCGTCAGAGGCGACCGACGCGATCGCCGAGTTGCCCAGGCCCTGCCGCGGCATCGACAGCAGCAGGCCGACGTCGCCCCAGCACATCTCCATGATCGACAGCACCGACGAGAGGTTGGAGCCGTTCTTGATCTTGCCGTCGTCCTCGCCGTCAGTACGCCGTACGCCGCCCGCCCCCGCGCCCGACCCGGTCCCGCTCGCGCCGAGCCCGTCGACGACCGCGGCCAGCAGATCGAGCTCCTTCGGGTACTCGTGCTCGGCCAGGTCGTAGCGGCGCGAGTTCGGCCGCAGCATCTCGGCCGCGACCTGGTGCGCCTGGTTGACGAAGGCACGGAACTTGCGGGGTGTCTCCAGGTTGATCATCAGACCAGCACCGCACCTTCCATCACGCCGACGGCCCGCAGGTCGCGGTACCACCGCTCGACCGGGTGTTCCTTGACGAAGCCGTGCCCACCGAGCAGCTGGACGCCGTCGGTGCCGATCTGCATGCCCTTGTCCGTGCACAGCCGCCGCGCCAGTGCGACCTCGCGCGCGAACGGAAGGCCTTGCTCGGCCCGCGATCCGGCCCGGTACGTGACCAGCCGCATCCCCTCCAGCTCGATCGCGATGTTCGCGACCATGAAGGCGACCGACTGCCGGTGGCTGATCGGCTCGCCGAACGCCGTCCGCTCGTTCACGTACGGCGTGACGTAGTCGAGCACCGCCTTCGCCGTACCGAGGCTCAGCGCGCACCAGCCGAGCCGCGACAACCGCACGCACTCGGCGTAGTCCTCCAAGGTCCCCAGCTGCATCGCCGGTACGTCGTTCAGGATCACGCGGCTGAGCGAGGCAGCACGCAGACCCATCGACGGCTCGGCCTCGATCGTCACGCCGGGATGGTCCGACTCGATCAGGAACAGCGCCGGCCCCTGATCCTCCAGCTGCGCCGCGATCACGAACACCTCGGCCTCGGCGCCCCGCGAGACGAGCGACTTCACCCCGTTCAGCAGGTACCCGGTCCGTTGCCGCGTCGCCCGCGTCTTGAGCGCGAACGGGTCGAACAGCGGCCGCGGCTCCACGATCGCCAGCGCGGCGGCCGGCACGTCAGCGCCGGTGAAGGACGGCAGGTACGTCGCCTGCTGCGTCTCGTCGCCCCACAGCGAGATCGCCGTACTGACCGCGGCCGGCGCGAGACACGCGACCGCCTGGCCCATGTCGCCGTGCGCCATCGCCTCGGCCACCAGGACGCCGGTCATCGCCGACCGCTCGGTGACGATCCCGCCCAGTTCCTCCGGCACCTCGATCAGGCTCAGCCCGAGCTCGGCAGACTGCGCGAGCACCTTGGGATCCGTCGACCCCGCGGTGTCCGCGTCGGCGGCTCCCGGCCGCAGTACCTCGGCGGCGAACTCGGTCACCACCCCGACCACCATCTGCTGGTCGTCGGTCGGCGTCAGGTCGAACCGCCCGGTCCCCTTCGCCGACGGCAGCCGAGCCGGCTTGCCCAGCTTGGTCGCCGCGGTGAAGCTCCTGGTCAGCGCCCCGGCCGTGCGGAACCCGGTTCGCGTCGCCTCGAACACCACCCGCTCGGTCCGCTTCCGCAGCCCGAGCCGATCGATCGCCCGCGACCTGGCCAGCTTGTTGAGCAGCGCGACGCCGTACCCGATCGCGTCCCGCCCCGTGCGCACCGCTTGGTCAGTCGCCATGCGGCAACTGTAAACCGAAGTTACAACTCAAGTCACGCGAACGCTGTGGACAACCCCTTTCAGACGGTCTCGCGCGCCTCGCCCTGTCCCAGCAGCCCCTCCGTGAAATCCCCGATCTTCGCCAGCGCCAGCTGCGCCTCGGGCAGGAACGACCAGAACAGCTGGAAGATGTGCGTGTCCACGGCGTACAGCTCGGCCACCACCCGCAGCCCGTCGCGCTCGGCGTTCTCGACCAGCTGCCGGGCCCCCGGCGCCACCGGATCCCCGGTCGCCATCTGCACCAGCAACGGCGGCAGACCGGTCAGATCCGCGACCAACGGATCGATCAGCGGGTCGTCGATCGGATGGTCGCCGATGTACCAGTTGACGACCTTCGCCATCGTCGAGAAACCCTCGTGCTGCGCCAGCGGCGACGTCCCGTCGGCGATCGCTCCCATGTCCACCCCAGGACACAGCAGCACTCCCCCAGCCGGCAGCGGAAGCCCCTGATCCCGCAGCGCGACGAGCAGCGACATCACCAGGCCGCCGCCCCCCGAATCTCCTGCAAAGATTACCTCTTCCGGCCGTACGCCCTGTTCGATCATCCACAGGTAGGCACTCAGCGCATCGTCCAGCGCCGCCGGAAACGGATGCTCCGGCGCCAGCCGATAGTCCGGAACCAGTACGCCGGCCCCGATTGCTCCCGCCAGCGCCCCGGCCAGCCCGCGATACCCGTACGCCGACCCGAGCACGAAGCCTCCACCGTGCAGGTGCAGCACCCGCGGCAGCTCCGCGTCAGCACCCACCTGCAGCGCCGGCACTCCCCCACAGTTCGCCGGCAGTACGACGGTCTCGGCCGGCAGCGGCGCCTGCGCCAGCATCTGCTCGTACGCCGACCGCATGCCCACCAGATCCTCCGCGTCCGGTGCGCCCAGCGCGACCGGAGCCCACAGGCGGTTCGCCCGCCCGACCAGCTCCCCACCGACCGACCGGGTGGTCGCCAGTGCGCTGTCCAGGTCGGCCAGCAACGACCGTGCCCGGTCCAGCAGGGCATCACCGGCCAGTGTCAGCTCCACCCGGTGCGTGGACCGTCGGAGCAGGTCGCAGCCGACCAGTCGCTCCAGCGCACGGATCTGCCGGCTCAGCGCGGGCTGCGACAGGTACAGCCGGGTCGCGGCCCGGCTGAAGTTCAGCTCCTCCGCGACCGCGACGAACGCTCGCAGGTGGCGCAGCTCGATCGCATCCGGCGTGTTGGACATCGCCAGCACATCAGCCGACTCGTTGCTCATGCCTGCCATTCTCACCACAGGTCACGGCCATGCGCTCCCGCTCGGTGATGCCGATGGTGCACAACGGCCATGCACGATCGGCCTTTCCCTTCACCGGGGTCGCGCTGCCAGCGTTGCAGCCATGACCTCACCACGCGTGACTCGCAGCGCCGCGGTCCAGCTGCGCGGCGCCTCCGGGCCGATCTGGGCCCGGATCTACTGGCCGGCCCGGAGCGGAGCACGTACGCCGCCGCTGCTGGTCTTCTTCC
The Kribbella italica DNA segment above includes these coding regions:
- a CDS encoding acyl-CoA dehydrogenase family protein, whose protein sequence is MINLETPRKFRAFVNQAHQVAAEMLRPNSRRYDLAEHEYPKELDLLAAVVDGLGASGTGSGAGAGGVRRTDGEDDGKIKNGSNLSSVLSIMEMCWGDVGLLLSMPRQGLGNSAIASVASDEQLRRFDGVWAAMAITEPGCGSDSANIQTTARRDGDHYVIDGEKIFVTAGARCDAVVVWATVDKALGRAAIKSFVVPKDTPGLTVERVEHKLGIRSSDTATIRLTNCRVPAENLLGSPDVDADKGFAGVMQTFDNTRPLVAAMAVGCARASLEVTRDLLAEAGVEIDYDRPVHLQSSAAATFLQLEADWEAAYLLTLQAAWMADNGRPNSLQASMAKAKAGRTANDITLRCVELAGSIGYSEHELLEKWARDSKILDIFEGTQQIQQLIVARRLLGKTSAELK
- a CDS encoding acyl-CoA dehydrogenase family protein, producing MATDQAVRTGRDAIGYGVALLNKLARSRAIDRLGLRKRTERVVFEATRTGFRTAGALTRSFTAATKLGKPARLPSAKGTGRFDLTPTDDQQMVVGVVTEFAAEVLRPGAADADTAGSTDPKVLAQSAELGLSLIEVPEELGGIVTERSAMTGVLVAEAMAHGDMGQAVACLAPAAVSTAISLWGDETQQATYLPSFTGADVPAAALAIVEPRPLFDPFALKTRATRQRTGYLLNGVKSLVSRGAEAEVFVIAAQLEDQGPALFLIESDHPGVTIEAEPSMGLRAASLSRVILNDVPAMQLGTLEDYAECVRLSRLGWCALSLGTAKAVLDYVTPYVNERTAFGEPISHRQSVAFMVANIAIELEGMRLVTYRAGSRAEQGLPFAREVALARRLCTDKGMQIGTDGVQLLGGHGFVKEHPVERWYRDLRAVGVMEGAVLV
- a CDS encoding alpha/beta hydrolase fold domain-containing protein produces the protein MSNESADVLAMSNTPDAIELRHLRAFVAVAEELNFSRAATRLYLSQPALSRQIRALERLVGCDLLRRSTHRVELTLAGDALLDRARSLLADLDSALATTRSVGGELVGRANRLWAPVALGAPDAEDLVGMRSAYEQMLAQAPLPAETVVLPANCGGVPALQVGADAELPRVLHLHGGGFVLGSAYGYRGLAGALAGAIGAGVLVPDYRLAPEHPFPAALDDALSAYLWMIEQGVRPEEVIFAGDSGGGGLVMSLLVALRDQGLPLPAGGVLLCPGVDMGAIADGTSPLAQHEGFSTMAKVVNWYIGDHPIDDPLIDPLVADLTGLPPLLVQMATGDPVAPGARQLVENAERDGLRVVAELYAVDTHIFQLFWSFLPEAQLALAKIGDFTEGLLGQGEARETV